Proteins encoded in a region of the Zea mays cultivar B73 chromosome 4, Zm-B73-REFERENCE-NAM-5.0, whole genome shotgun sequence genome:
- the LOC100304310 gene encoding DNA replication licensing factor MCM5, translating into MSGWDEGAVFYSDQAQFPRGGPGGDPAADLTRHSALRKFKEFLRGFTGPTGDFPYRESLVHNRDHVTVATEDLDAFDAELSDKIRKSPADYLPLFETAASEVLASLRSKVAGETGEMEEPVPGDVQIFLSSKENCLSMRSVGADYMSKLVKIAGITIAASRVKAKATHVTLICKNCRSVRTVPCRPGLGGAIVPRSCDHVPQPGEEPCPLDPWIAVPDKSKYVDLQTLKLQENPEDVPTGELPRNMLLSVDRHLVQTIVPGTRLTVVGIYSVYQASTTQKGAVGVKQPYIRVVGLEQSRDNNSNGPSNFTLDEEMEFKEFAQRPDAYAKLCSMIGPSIYGHSDVKKAIACLLFGGSKKRLPDGVRLRGDIHVLLLGDPSTAKSQFLKFVEKTAPIAVYTSGKGSSAAGLTASVTRDSSSREFYLEGGAMVLADGGVVCIDEFDKMRPEDRVAIHEAMEQQTISIAKAGITTVLNSRTSVLAAANPIAGRYDDLKTAQDNIDLQTTILSRFDQIFIVKDIRMYDQDKRIASHIIKVHASGAAASSANTEGSEGENWLKRYIQYCRATCKPRLSEKAAEMLQNKYIEIRQKMRQQAHETGRAAAIPITVRQLEAIIRLSESLAKMRLTSVATPEHVEEAFRLFNVSTVDAARSGINEHLNLSPEIANEIKQAEAQIKRRMGIGSHISERRLIDGLNRMGMNESIVRRALLIMHQRDEVEYKRERHVIVRKA; encoded by the exons ATGTCGGGCTGGGACGAGGGCGCCGTGTTCTACAGCGACCAGGCGCAGTTCCCCCGCGGCGGCCCCGGCGGCGACCCAGCCGCCGACCTCACCCGCCACTCCGCCCTTCGCAAGTTCAAGGAGTTCCTCCGCGGTTTCACCGGCCCCACCGGCGACTTCCCTTACCG CGAGAGCCTAGTACACAACCGCGACCATGTCACCGTCGCCACTGAGGACCTCGACGCCTTCGATGCCGAGCTCTCTGACAAGATCCGCAAGTCGCCTGCCGATTATCTTCCTTTG TTCGAGACGGCTGCGTCCGAGGTTCTCGCAAGCCTCCGTTCGAAAGTCGCCGGCGAGACCGGGGAGATGGAGGAGCCAGTCCCAGGAGATGTCCAGATCTTTCTCTCCTCCAAGGAGAACTGCCTGTCCATGAGATCTGTCGGG GCGGATTACATGTCGAAGCTGGTTAAGATTGCGGGAATCACAATTGCTGCATCGAGAGTAAAAGCCAAAGCCACTCATGTAACTCTTATATGCAAGAATTGCCGGAGTGTGAGGACAGTGCCTTGCAGGCCAGGCCTCGGCGGGGCTATCGTTCCACGTTCGTGTGACCATGTTCCTCAG CCTGGAGAAGAGCCATGCCCCCTGGATCCTTGGATTGCTGTCCCGGATAAGAGCAAGTATGTGGatctccagaccctcaaattgcaAGAAAATCCTGAG GATGTTCCAACAGGTGAGCTTCCAAGGAATATGCTGCTTTCTGTAGATAGACACCTAGTTCAGACTATCGTTCCAGGGACCAGATTAACTGTCGTTGGCATCTACAGCGTGTACCAAGCTTCCACAAC CCAGAAGGGTGCAGTTGGTGTTAAACAGCCTTACATTAGAGTTGTGGGTTTGGAGCAATCTCGAGACAAtaactcaaacggtccctcaaatTTTACTCTCGATGAG GAAATGGAATTCAAAGAATTTGCACAGAGGCCAGATGCATATGCCAAGCTCTGCTCAATGATTGGTCCTTCAATTTATGGTCATTCTGATGTCAAGAAAGCTATTGCATGCTTGTTATTTGGGGGGTCTAAGAAG AGGCTACCTGATGGTGTACGTTTGAGAGGGGACATTCATGTCTTGCTTCTGGGTGACCCATCCACAGCAAAATCACAG TTCCTCAAATTTGTAGAGAAGACTGCCCCTATTGCAGTCTATACATCTGGCAAAGGTTCATCTGCAGCTGGTCTTACAGCATCTGTAACTCGGGATAGTAGCTCG CGCGAGTTTTATTTGGAAGGAGGAGCCATGGTTTTGGCTGATGGTGGAGTAGTTTGTATCGATGAATTTGACAAGATGCGACCTGAAGACAG AGTGGCGATTCATGAGGCCATGGAGCAGCAGACAATATCTATTGCCAAAGCTGGCATTACAACAGTACTCAATTCAAGGACTTCAGTTCTTGCAGCTGCCAATCCAATTGCAGGACGCTATGATGATCTTAAG ACTGCACAAGATAATATTGATCTACAGACCACCATTCTTTCTAGATTTGATCAAATCTTTATTGTCAAAGATATCAGAATGTATGACCAAGATAAG CGAATAGCAAGCCACATTATCAAGGTGCATGCCAGTGGTGCAGCAGCGTCATCCGCAAACACAGAGGGAAGTGAAGGAGAGAATTGGCTTAAAAG GTACATTCAGTACTGCCGTGCAACATGCAAACCACGGCTTTCAGAAAAAGCAGCTGAGATGCTGCAGAACAAATATATCGAGATTAGACAG AAAATGAGGCAGCAAGCTCACGAGACAGGGAGGGCTGCAGCAATACCCATCACTGTGAGGCAGCTTGAAGCCATCATACGTTTGAGTGAATCTCTTGCAAAGATGAGATT GACAAGCGTGGCTACACCAGAGCATGTCGAAGAGGCATTCAGACTGTTCAATGTCTCCACCGTCGACGCTGCGAGATCCGGAATCAACGAGCATTTGAACCTGTCGCCGGAGATCGCAAATGAAATCAAG CAAGCGGAAGCACAGATAAAGCGAAGAATGGGCATTGGAAGCCACATATCTGAGCGACGGCTGATTGATGGACTAAACAGGATGGGAATGAACGAATCCATT GTGAGAAGAGCTCTTCTGATTATGCATCAAAGAGACGAGGTGGAGTACAAGAGAGAGCGCCATGTGATCGTCCGGAAGGCTTGA